One segment of Mycolicibacterium neworleansense DNA contains the following:
- a CDS encoding Rv3212 family protein yields the protein MVKPERRTRGDMAAAAAIVAIVALAAGLIWWTSDARATISRPAASPVPYLTPAREVPAGLQQLWVANSPRTTEPVLAGGSVVTADGSTVEGRDPATGAVLWSYARDLELCGVTSVYQYAVAVYPDARGCGQVSTVDGKTGRRGPARTAYADPEVRLTSDGSTVLSAGDSRLELWRSDMVRMLSYGALDARIKPDVPASPVCRQLSAAASSSAVSVLESCPKSKFIRLTLLRPADEEDTPEVRYVELQDVTDEAGARVVAVSGTTTAVYLPTPRPMVNVIDETGKTLASLPLAKPAAPQSTTSRAGDVISWWTGDTLLVFSTTGTAGLQYKFTVTPNTDESGPHLPVGPATVMAGQLLVPVNDGYDVFDQQSGTGQRHIALPRTPSVSPVVPAVAGDILLEQRGTQLVALGAA from the coding sequence ATGGTCAAACCCGAACGCCGCACCCGCGGCGACATGGCCGCCGCGGCGGCCATCGTCGCGATCGTCGCGCTGGCGGCCGGCCTGATCTGGTGGACCAGTGATGCACGGGCCACCATCAGCCGGCCTGCCGCATCCCCGGTTCCGTACCTGACCCCGGCTCGCGAGGTCCCGGCCGGCCTGCAACAACTGTGGGTCGCCAACAGCCCGAGAACCACCGAACCCGTGCTGGCAGGCGGCTCCGTGGTGACCGCCGACGGTTCCACCGTCGAAGGCCGTGACCCGGCCACCGGCGCGGTGCTGTGGAGCTATGCCCGCGACCTCGAACTGTGCGGTGTGACGTCGGTGTACCAGTACGCGGTCGCGGTCTACCCGGATGCCCGCGGCTGCGGACAGGTCAGCACCGTCGACGGCAAGACCGGCAGGCGTGGCCCGGCCCGCACCGCCTACGCCGACCCCGAGGTCCGGCTGACCTCCGACGGCTCCACGGTGCTCTCGGCCGGGGACAGTCGCCTCGAACTGTGGCGCTCGGACATGGTCCGGATGCTGTCCTACGGCGCGCTGGACGCGCGCATCAAGCCCGACGTGCCGGCTTCCCCGGTATGCCGGCAGCTGTCCGCGGCGGCGAGCTCCTCGGCGGTGTCGGTGCTGGAATCCTGCCCGAAGAGCAAGTTCATCCGGCTGACCCTGCTGCGCCCGGCCGACGAAGAGGACACCCCCGAGGTGCGCTATGTCGAGCTGCAGGACGTCACCGACGAGGCCGGGGCCCGGGTGGTCGCGGTGTCGGGCACCACGACCGCGGTGTATCTGCCCACCCCGAGACCGATGGTGAACGTCATCGACGAAACCGGGAAGACTCTGGCCAGCCTGCCGCTGGCCAAGCCGGCCGCACCGCAGTCGACCACCTCCCGCGCCGGGGACGTGATCAGCTGGTGGACCGGTGACACGTTGCTGGTGTTCAGCACCACCGGAACCGCCGGCCTTCAGTACAAGTTCACCGTGACGCCGAATACGGACGAGTCCGGACCGCATCTGCCGGTCGGGCCCGCCACGGTGATGGCCGGACAACTCCTGGTTCCGGTCAACGACGGTTACGACGTCTTCGATCAGCAGTCCGGAACCGGGCAGCGCCACATCGCGCTGCCCCGCACGCCCAGCGTGTCACCTGTTGTTCCGGCCGTGGCCGGCGACATCCTGCTCGAGCAGCGCGGCACACAACTGGTGGCCCTCGGGGCGGCGTGA
- a CDS encoding MerR family transcriptional regulator produces MNQDLLSIGEFAAQTGLSAKMLRSYATSGALVPAAVDELTGYRYYSRGQIAQARTVGLLREARIPVAQIAEFLRDPTEQQLAAWRIALDDEYAHRREALVMAGGALLAQSSPVAGGRRSDERTIWMASVLRSATATDQGPVRESNQDSLLADGILYAVADGFGPGGEHASRIALEALAAGFAAAPDRDGLIGAVQEANEQVFAHVSASGTSSGATLTLVAMFGDEQGGPMAVNIGDSPLNRIRDGVMCQLTDDHSVSGELVRAGEITREEARFHPHRHLLTRALGIGPFIRPDLFDLDCRPGDRLLISSDGLFAGADEADIAVAATGDEPEVAARRLVQVANDAGGSDNTTVIVIDIG; encoded by the coding sequence ATGAACCAAGACCTGCTGAGCATCGGGGAGTTCGCGGCCCAGACCGGGTTGTCGGCGAAGATGTTGCGCTCGTATGCGACGTCGGGGGCATTGGTGCCGGCCGCTGTCGATGAGCTCACCGGGTACCGGTACTACTCGCGGGGCCAGATTGCTCAGGCCCGTACGGTCGGGTTGCTCCGCGAAGCCCGGATACCGGTCGCCCAGATCGCCGAATTCCTGCGGGACCCGACTGAGCAGCAACTGGCTGCCTGGCGGATCGCGCTCGATGATGAATACGCGCACCGCCGTGAGGCCCTCGTGATGGCCGGCGGGGCGCTGCTCGCGCAATCTTCTCCGGTGGCAGGGGGTCGCCGGAGTGACGAGAGGACGATCTGGATGGCTTCGGTGTTACGGTCCGCGACGGCCACTGATCAGGGGCCGGTGCGGGAGAGCAACCAGGATTCGCTGCTCGCCGACGGCATTCTGTACGCGGTGGCCGACGGTTTCGGGCCGGGCGGTGAGCACGCCAGCCGGATCGCTCTGGAGGCGCTGGCCGCCGGATTCGCCGCCGCACCTGACCGCGACGGCTTGATCGGCGCCGTGCAGGAGGCCAACGAGCAGGTCTTCGCGCACGTCAGCGCATCGGGCACCAGTTCGGGCGCCACGCTGACCTTGGTGGCGATGTTCGGCGACGAGCAGGGCGGCCCCATGGCCGTCAACATCGGCGATTCGCCGCTGAACCGGATTCGCGATGGCGTCATGTGCCAGCTCACCGACGATCACAGTGTCTCGGGGGAGCTGGTGCGGGCCGGTGAGATCACCCGGGAGGAGGCCCGCTTCCACCCGCACCGGCATCTGCTGACCCGGGCGTTGGGCATCGGGCCGTTCATCCGGCCCGACTTGTTCGATCTCGACTGCCGTCCCGGGGACCGGCTGTTGATCAGCAGTGACGGATTGTTCGCCGGGGCCGACGAGGCCGACATCGCGGTCGCCGCCACGGGTGACGAGCCCGAGGTCGCGGCCAGGCGACTGGTTCAGGTCGCCAACGATGCCGGCGGCAGCGACAACACCACCGTGATTGTGATCGACATCGGCTGA
- a CDS encoding ParA family protein encodes MPPRACLDEGVTRVLAVANQKGGVAKTTTVASLGAAMAEQGRRVLLVDLDPQGCLTFSLGHDPDKLPVSVHEVLLGDVEPGAALVETAEGMTLLPANIDLAGSEAMLLMRAGREYALKRALAKVESDFDVVIIDCPPSLGVLTLNGLTAANEVIVPLQCETLAHRGVGQFLRTISDVQQITNPELALLGALPTLYDSRTTHSRDVLLDVADRYELPVLAPPIPRTVRFAEASASGSSVLAGRKSKGGLAYRELAQALLKHWKSGKKLPTFAPEVV; translated from the coding sequence ATGCCGCCGAGAGCGTGCTTGGATGAAGGTGTGACGCGAGTATTAGCGGTCGCCAATCAAAAGGGTGGGGTAGCCAAGACGACGACGGTGGCGTCGCTGGGCGCGGCGATGGCCGAGCAGGGGCGGCGCGTACTGCTGGTCGATCTGGATCCGCAAGGCTGTCTGACGTTTTCATTGGGCCATGACCCGGACAAGCTGCCGGTGTCGGTGCACGAGGTGTTGCTCGGCGACGTCGAGCCGGGGGCGGCCCTGGTCGAGACGGCCGAGGGGATGACGCTGCTGCCGGCCAACATCGATCTGGCGGGTTCGGAGGCCATGCTGTTGATGCGGGCCGGCCGGGAGTACGCGCTCAAGCGGGCCCTGGCGAAGGTCGAATCCGATTTCGACGTGGTGATCATCGACTGTCCGCCATCGCTGGGGGTGCTGACGCTCAACGGGCTGACCGCTGCGAACGAGGTGATCGTGCCGTTGCAGTGCGAAACCCTGGCACACCGCGGCGTGGGCCAGTTCCTGCGCACGATCTCCGACGTGCAGCAGATCACCAATCCCGAGCTGGCGCTGCTGGGCGCGCTGCCCACGCTCTACGATTCGCGCACCACCCACAGCCGTGACGTGCTGCTGGATGTCGCCGATCGATACGAGCTGCCGGTGCTGGCCCCGCCGATTCCGCGCACCGTCCGGTTCGCCGAGGCCAGCGCCTCGGGATCCTCGGTGCTGGCCGGCCGCAAGAGCAAGGGTGGTCTGGCTTACCGCGAGCTGGCCCAGGCACTGCTCAAACACTGGAAGTCGGGGAAGAAGCTGCCGACCTTCGCACCCGAGGTGGTGTAG
- a CDS encoding acid phosphatase produces MSDRLHRLILLRHGETEWSATGRHTGRTELELTDTGREQAELARPALAELQLSDPLVISSPRRRALVTAELAGLHVDEVNPLLSEWDYGDYEGLTTPQIRQSVPDWLVWTHGCPGGETVAQVSARADQAVALALEHVPTRDVVFVGHGHFSRAMLTRWVELPVAEGIRVSMVAASLAVCGFEHGVRQITALGLTGHPNPCLSQ; encoded by the coding sequence GTGAGCGACCGCCTGCACCGCCTGATCCTGCTCCGCCACGGCGAGACCGAGTGGTCGGCGACCGGCAGGCATACCGGCCGCACCGAACTGGAACTCACCGATACCGGACGCGAACAGGCCGAACTGGCCCGCCCCGCGCTGGCCGAACTGCAGCTGAGCGACCCGCTGGTGATCAGCAGCCCGCGGCGCCGCGCCCTGGTCACCGCCGAACTGGCCGGCCTGCACGTCGACGAGGTCAACCCGCTGCTGTCCGAGTGGGATTACGGCGACTACGAGGGACTGACCACCCCGCAGATCCGCCAGAGTGTGCCCGATTGGTTGGTGTGGACGCACGGCTGCCCCGGAGGCGAGACCGTGGCGCAGGTCAGTGCGCGCGCCGATCAGGCCGTTGCGTTGGCCCTCGAGCACGTGCCCACCCGTGATGTGGTGTTCGTCGGGCACGGGCATTTCTCCCGCGCGATGCTGACCCGGTGGGTGGAACTGCCGGTGGCCGAAGGAATCCGGGTGTCGATGGTGGCTGCGTCGCTCGCAGTCTGCGGCTTCGAGCACGGCGTGCGCCAGATCACCGCGCTCGGTCTGACCGGTCACCCCAACCCGTGCCTGTCGCAGTGA
- a CDS encoding isochorismate synthase produces MRAGFADIAHAQEALRSGTPIVLGALPFDLTTPAALYEPETVRVTEALPDWQVSPPPAVVGRETLPPGPVHRARVAEAIRRLRDPQIPIDKVVLARALRLTADSPWDVRSVLRRLADADPAATVYLADLSPAGGAHAGTVLVGASPELLVAREGELVICQPFAGSAPRSADPQVDAANAAALAASTKNRHEHQLVVDVMRQALDPLCVDLQIAEEPQLHGTDALWHLSTPVVGRLREKTTTAIDLALALHPTPAVGGVPADRAAALIGELEGDRGFYAGAVGWCDSHGDGRWVVSIRCAALSADRYTALANAGGGIVAESDPDDEVDETTTKFRTILTGLGAT; encoded by the coding sequence ATGCGGGCCGGATTCGCCGACATCGCCCACGCCCAGGAAGCCTTGCGCTCCGGAACACCAATCGTGTTGGGCGCATTGCCATTCGACCTCACCACACCAGCCGCCCTGTATGAGCCCGAGACGGTTCGGGTCACCGAGGCACTACCGGACTGGCAAGTGAGCCCGCCGCCGGCGGTGGTGGGCCGGGAAACCCTGCCGCCGGGACCGGTCCACCGTGCGCGGGTCGCCGAGGCCATCCGGCGACTGCGGGATCCGCAGATCCCGATCGACAAGGTGGTGCTGGCGCGTGCGCTGCGGCTGACCGCGGACTCCCCCTGGGACGTGCGCAGCGTGTTGCGCAGACTCGCCGACGCCGACCCGGCCGCCACCGTCTACCTGGCGGATCTGTCCCCGGCCGGCGGGGCCCACGCCGGCACCGTGCTGGTGGGGGCCAGCCCCGAGTTGCTGGTGGCGCGCGAGGGCGAGCTGGTGATCTGCCAGCCGTTCGCCGGATCGGCACCCCGATCCGCCGATCCGCAGGTCGATGCGGCCAACGCCGCCGCCCTGGCCGCATCGACGAAGAACCGCCATGAGCACCAGCTCGTGGTCGACGTCATGCGCCAGGCGCTGGATCCGCTGTGCGTGGATCTGCAGATCGCCGAGGAACCCCAGTTGCACGGCACCGATGCGCTGTGGCACCTGAGCACCCCTGTCGTGGGACGGCTCCGCGAAAAGACCACCACGGCAATCGATCTGGCGCTGGCACTGCACCCCACCCCGGCGGTCGGCGGCGTCCCGGCCGACCGCGCCGCGGCGCTGATCGGCGAACTGGAGGGCGACCGCGGGTTCTACGCGGGTGCCGTCGGCTGGTGCGACAGTCACGGCGACGGACGCTGGGTGGTCTCGATCCGCTGCGCGGCGTTGTCCGCGGACCGGTACACGGCACTGGCCAATGCCGGCGGCGGTATTGTCGCCGAATCCGATCCAGATGACGAAGTCGACGAGACCACCACGAAATTCAGGACCATCCTGACGGGACTAGGGGCGACATGA